In one window of Ruminococcus hominis DNA:
- the modB gene encoding molybdate ABC transporter permease subunit has product MEAVIEVIKTLDWSPLWISLKTGIVATIFSFFLGIFAARKIVKASPGVKAVLDGILTLPMVLPPTVAGFFLLLIFSRRRPFGIFLYETFDIKVVQSWLGCIIAATVIAFPLMYRNARAAFEQIDVNLVYAGRTLGMSDLKIFWKVVIPTAGPGIASGTILTFARALGEYGATSMLAGNIPGKTGTISQKIAMVIQDGDYLTAGVWVAIVMAIAFGIVVLMNIIAGKKMKQVKRW; this is encoded by the coding sequence ATGGAAGCAGTGATAGAGGTCATCAAGACATTAGACTGGAGTCCGTTATGGATTTCATTAAAAACAGGAATTGTAGCAACGATATTTTCCTTCTTTTTAGGTATTTTTGCTGCACGCAAAATTGTAAAAGCATCGCCTGGAGTAAAAGCAGTGCTGGATGGCATCCTGACGCTTCCGATGGTTTTGCCTCCGACAGTAGCGGGATTTTTCCTGCTACTTATATTTAGCAGACGTCGTCCGTTTGGAATCTTCTTATATGAAACGTTTGATATTAAGGTTGTTCAGAGCTGGCTTGGCTGCATAATTGCAGCGACAGTGATTGCATTTCCATTGATGTATCGAAATGCAAGAGCGGCCTTTGAACAAATCGATGTAAATCTTGTTTATGCAGGAAGAACACTTGGAATGTCCGATTTGAAAATATTTTGGAAGGTAGTCATCCCGACTGCCGGACCGGGAATTGCATCCGGAACAATCCTTACATTTGCAAGGGCACTTGGCGAATACGGTGCAACATCGATGCTTGCCGGAAATATTCCCGGAAAGACAGGAACCATTTCACAGAAGATTGCAATGGTCATTCAAGACGGAGATTACCTGACAGCCGGAGTGTGGGTTGCAATTGTGATGGCAATTGCATTTGGAATTGTTGTGTTAATGAACATAATTGCAGGTAAGAAAATGAAACAAGTCAAACGCTGGTAA
- the moaA gene encoding GTP 3',8-cyclase MoaA, protein MIDGYGRTIEYMRISITDRCNLRCRYCMPDGVDLVSMSDLLSFEEIEEICCAAAELGIKKIKITGGEPLVRRGCTALIGRIKQIPGIEEVTLTTNGILLAQQMSELCENGLDAVNISLDTLSRCNYEEITGKDKLESVLEGIQAAVKAGIRVKINSVLQKGQNDAEWGQLIGLAKDLPIDVRFIEMMPIGYGKQFETIYNEDIQKKIREIYPDLEEDTRVHGNGPATYYHIPGFKGSIGFISAIHGKFCDKCNRIRLTSQGMIKPCLCYGKSYNLKEILRDSGEKIGTEDMKRMLKQRLETAILEKPEQHCFEHLDDITEKKDMIQIGG, encoded by the coding sequence ATGATTGACGGATATGGACGAACAATTGAATACATGAGAATATCCATTACTGACCGTTGCAATCTTCGTTGCCGATACTGTATGCCGGATGGGGTTGATCTGGTGTCAATGTCAGACCTTCTTTCTTTTGAAGAAATAGAAGAAATTTGTTGTGCGGCGGCAGAACTGGGGATAAAAAAAATAAAAATTACCGGCGGAGAGCCGTTGGTACGTAGGGGATGTACTGCACTCATTGGCCGAATAAAACAAATACCGGGAATTGAAGAGGTGACACTGACGACGAATGGAATACTTTTGGCACAGCAGATGTCAGAGCTTTGCGAAAATGGGCTGGATGCGGTGAATATCAGTCTTGATACGTTGAGTAGATGTAATTATGAAGAAATTACAGGAAAAGATAAATTAGAGAGTGTGCTAGAAGGGATTCAGGCGGCAGTAAAAGCCGGGATACGTGTTAAGATTAACAGCGTATTGCAAAAAGGACAAAACGATGCGGAATGGGGGCAGTTGATCGGCTTGGCGAAAGACCTGCCAATTGATGTACGTTTTATCGAGATGATGCCAATTGGTTACGGGAAACAATTTGAAACAATATATAATGAAGACATCCAGAAAAAAATCAGGGAAATATACCCGGATTTAGAAGAGGATACAAGAGTTCATGGAAATGGACCGGCAACATATTATCACATACCGGGATTTAAAGGAAGCATCGGATTTATCAGTGCGATACATGGAAAATTTTGTGATAAATGCAACAGAATACGCCTGACATCACAGGGGATGATTAAGCCGTGTTTATGTTATGGAAAATCTTATAATCTAAAAGAAATACTAAGAGATTCCGGAGAAAAAATCGGAACAGAAGATATGAAGAGAATGCTGAAGCAAAGATTAGAGACAGCAATATTGGAAAAACCAGAACAACATTGTTTTGAGCATTTGGATGATATTACAGAAAAGAAAGATATGATACAAATAGGTGGTTGA
- the mog gene encoding molybdopterin adenylyltransferase — MGKIIAICISEKKGTQKHSIESAVLKENWGIEGDAHAGKWHRQVSLLSFEKFDEFQKKGAEIDYGAFGENILVEGFDLRTIPVGTRFQIGEAILELTQIGKDCHSHCEIYKKMGDCIMPREGVFTEIIKGGVIKPGDEVIQLPLPKDRPFTAAIVTLSDKGYAGEREDKSGPMIQQILEECTDSKYQIIEKMILPDEKAKIERQLCRLADQRQINVVFTTGGTGFADRDVTPEATIAVCDKMAPGIAEAMRNYSLSITNRAMLSRAVAGIRKKTLIINLPGSPKAVKESLEYILPALGHGLGILRGTDGECGNA, encoded by the coding sequence ATGGGAAAGATAATTGCAATTTGCATTAGTGAAAAAAAAGGAACGCAGAAGCACAGTATTGAATCTGCAGTCTTAAAAGAAAACTGGGGAATTGAAGGAGATGCACATGCAGGGAAATGGCATCGTCAGGTAAGTTTGCTTTCATTTGAAAAGTTTGATGAGTTCCAGAAAAAAGGTGCAGAAATTGATTACGGTGCCTTTGGAGAAAATATTCTTGTAGAAGGATTTGATCTTCGAACAATTCCGGTAGGAACAAGATTTCAGATAGGAGAAGCAATTTTAGAGTTAACACAGATAGGAAAAGATTGCCATAGCCACTGTGAAATTTACAAAAAGATGGGCGATTGCATCATGCCACGTGAAGGCGTATTTACAGAAATTATAAAAGGCGGCGTGATAAAACCAGGTGATGAAGTTATTCAGTTACCACTGCCAAAAGACAGACCATTTACCGCAGCAATCGTTACATTAAGTGATAAAGGTTATGCAGGAGAACGCGAAGATAAAAGCGGTCCGATGATTCAGCAGATATTAGAAGAATGTACAGACTCTAAATATCAGATTATAGAAAAAATGATTTTGCCGGATGAAAAAGCAAAGATAGAAAGACAGCTTTGCAGACTGGCAGACCAAAGACAGATCAATGTAGTATTTACAACAGGTGGAACCGGATTCGCAGACAGAGACGTAACACCAGAAGCAACAATCGCTGTCTGCGACAAGATGGCACCGGGTATTGCTGAGGCAATGAGAAACTATTCCTTAAGCATTACAAATCGCGCAATGCTTAGCAGAGCTGTAGCTGGAATCAGAAAGAAAACATTGATCATCAACCTGCCGGGAAGTCCAAAAGCAGTAAAAGAGAGCTTAGAATACATCCTTCCGGCACTGGGGCATGGCCTTGGAATCCTTCGCGGAACAGATGGAGAATGCGGTAACGCTTAG
- a CDS encoding molybdopterin-binding protein has protein sequence MKLMKTEDAVGQILCHDITQIIKGVKKDAVFRKGHIIREEDVPVLLSVGKDHIYIWENNENMLHENDAALVLYDMCKNDNMAPSQIKEGKIELIAECDGVLKVDTEKLNRINSLGEMMIASRHGNFPVKKGDKLAGMRIIPLVIEKEKMEHAKEAGGEGQIFELRKYLYKKVGIVTTGNEVYHGRIEDTFTPVIKEKLAEFDTEIIGHHVSDDNPERITGYIRELLDEGADMIICTGGMSVDPDDKTPLAIRNSGAKVETYGAPVLPGAMFLLSYYNETIPVLGLPGCVMYAKRTIFDLVLPRLMTGEKVTKEDIDTLGEGGLCLSCPVCIFPNCGFGK, from the coding sequence ATGAAATTAATGAAGACAGAGGATGCAGTAGGCCAGATTTTATGCCATGATATCACACAGATCATCAAAGGCGTAAAAAAAGATGCTGTATTTCGCAAAGGGCATATTATCCGGGAAGAAGACGTTCCGGTATTGTTAAGTGTCGGAAAGGACCACATTTATATCTGGGAGAATAATGAAAATATGCTTCATGAAAATGATGCGGCACTGGTGCTTTATGACATGTGTAAGAATGATAACATGGCTCCATCTCAGATTAAAGAAGGAAAGATTGAACTGATTGCAGAATGTGATGGCGTATTAAAAGTAGATACAGAAAAATTAAATCGCATTAACAGTCTCGGTGAAATGATGATTGCCAGCAGACATGGCAATTTTCCAGTGAAGAAAGGCGATAAGCTTGCGGGAATGCGTATTATCCCTCTTGTGATCGAGAAAGAAAAGATGGAGCATGCAAAAGAAGCTGGCGGTGAGGGACAGATTTTCGAACTGCGTAAATATTTATACAAAAAAGTTGGAATCGTAACGACTGGAAATGAAGTATATCATGGGCGTATCGAAGATACATTTACACCGGTTATCAAAGAAAAATTAGCAGAATTTGATACCGAGATCATCGGACATCATGTAAGTGATGATAACCCGGAGCGTATTACAGGTTATATCCGCGAATTGCTCGATGAAGGTGCAGACATGATTATCTGTACGGGTGGAATGAGCGTAGATCCAGACGATAAGACACCGTTGGCAATCCGTAATTCAGGTGCAAAGGTCGAGACTTACGGAGCACCGGTATTACCGGGAGCAATGTTCTTGCTTTCCTATTATAATGAGACAATTCCTGTACTTGGACTTCCGGGATGCGTAATGTATGCAAAGCGAACAATATTTGACCTTGTATTACCAAGACTGATGACAGGCGAGAAAGTAACAAAAGAAGATATAGATACACTTGGCGAAGGTGGATTGTGTCTGTCTTGCCCGGTCTGTATATTTCCTAATTGCGGATTCGGAAAATAA
- the modA gene encoding molybdate ABC transporter substrate-binding protein, which produces MKKRILAMMLASAMVAGIVGCGGSSDSKDTKEEIKTEETAKTDDAEETEIQVFIAASLNTVMTELAEEYNKEHPEVKITYNADSSGTLLTQIEEGYECDIFFSAAQKQMDQLEKDGLVVDGTRANVVNNQVVVVSLKDSGTKVTGLENLNEASSIALAGGSVPVGKYTRQTLVNLGTLNKVDDVSTITTQEISDALGGVEISEQDNVSKVLAAVVEGSCEVGTTYFSDTYGYEDKLDILQKVSYDLTGNVIYPIARVWNDEADEVQNKAADDFIKFITSDAAKAVFDSYYFDTNVE; this is translated from the coding sequence ATGAAAAAAAGAATTTTAGCAATGATGCTTGCGTCAGCAATGGTAGCAGGAATTGTAGGATGTGGCGGAAGCTCAGATTCGAAAGATACGAAAGAAGAAATAAAAACAGAAGAGACAGCAAAAACAGATGATGCCGAAGAAACAGAAATCCAGGTATTTATCGCAGCCAGCTTAAACACAGTTATGACAGAGCTTGCAGAAGAATACAACAAAGAACATCCAGAAGTAAAAATCACATACAACGCAGACAGTTCAGGCACATTGCTGACACAGATTGAAGAAGGTTACGAATGTGATATTTTCTTCTCAGCAGCTCAGAAACAGATGGATCAGCTGGAAAAAGACGGACTTGTAGTAGATGGAACTCGTGCAAATGTTGTAAATAACCAGGTAGTTGTAGTATCATTAAAAGACAGTGGTACAAAGGTCACAGGACTTGAAAACTTAAACGAAGCAAGTAGCATCGCTCTGGCAGGCGGAAGCGTTCCGGTTGGCAAATATACTCGCCAGACACTTGTAAATCTCGGAACATTAAATAAAGTAGATGATGTATCAACAATCACAACACAGGAAATTTCAGATGCTTTAGGCGGAGTTGAAATCAGCGAGCAGGATAACGTAAGTAAAGTACTTGCAGCAGTTGTAGAAGGTTCTTGTGAAGTTGGAACAACATATTTCTCAGATACATATGGATATGAAGACAAACTGGATATTCTTCAGAAAGTAAGCTACGATCTGACAGGAAATGTAATCTATCCAATCGCACGCGTTTGGAATGACGAAGCCGATGAAGTACAAAACAAAGCTGCTGATGATTTTATCAAATTTATCACATCAGATGCAGCAAAAGCAGTATTTGATTCATACTATTTCGATACAAACGTAGAATAA
- a CDS encoding sulfate/molybdate ABC transporter ATP-binding protein → MAISVDVQKKLGEFELNVKFESTSKRIGILGASGCGKSMTLKSIAGIETPTEGKIQIGEHVLFDSKNKVNLKPQKRKIGYLFQNYALFPTMTVAQNIAAGLKGSKQEKEKRVREMAEKFQIQELLKRLPGQLSGGQQQRVALARIMAYSPDVILLDEPFSALDVFLKDHLQQELEELLKDYEGTVIMVSHSRDEVYRFCEELLILDQGSVITAGKTKVIFSNPQYRAAAKLTGCKNFAEMQYTESPNKIILPDWGVTLQLKKEVPKGCTCIGYRAHDFVPIWGEKKENCIEVRLKSMSELPFENQYYLNPANPKTPSICWFVQREKENVVETNGLPEYLQITEERLMFLK, encoded by the coding sequence ATGGCAATAAGTGTAGATGTCCAGAAAAAGCTCGGGGAGTTTGAGTTGAATGTAAAGTTTGAAAGCACATCAAAAAGAATTGGGATTCTGGGCGCTTCCGGTTGCGGAAAAAGTATGACATTGAAAAGCATTGCCGGGATTGAAACTCCGACAGAAGGAAAAATCCAGATTGGCGAACATGTACTGTTTGATTCCAAAAATAAAGTGAATTTAAAGCCACAGAAAAGAAAAATAGGATATTTATTTCAAAACTATGCATTATTTCCAACGATGACGGTAGCTCAAAATATTGCGGCAGGATTAAAAGGAAGTAAGCAGGAAAAAGAAAAACGAGTCAGGGAGATGGCAGAAAAATTTCAGATTCAGGAATTATTAAAACGTCTGCCCGGACAACTTTCAGGAGGACAACAGCAAAGGGTTGCGCTGGCAAGAATCATGGCATACAGCCCGGATGTGATATTATTAGACGAACCGTTTTCTGCATTGGACGTATTTTTGAAAGACCATTTGCAACAGGAACTTGAAGAGCTGTTGAAGGATTACGAAGGAACAGTAATTATGGTTTCTCATAGCCGCGACGAAGTATATCGCTTTTGTGAAGAGCTGCTGATTTTGGATCAGGGAAGTGTAATCACAGCCGGAAAGACAAAAGTAATCTTTAGTAACCCTCAATATCGCGCAGCAGCAAAATTGACCGGATGTAAAAATTTTGCTGAAATGCAATACACAGAATCTCCGAATAAAATTATTTTGCCGGATTGGGGAGTTACATTACAGCTGAAAAAGGAAGTGCCAAAAGGGTGTACCTGCATCGGGTACCGTGCACATGATTTTGTGCCGATATGGGGAGAAAAAAAAGAAAATTGTATAGAGGTACGATTAAAAAGCATGTCAGAACTTCCGTTTGAAAATCAGTATTATTTAAATCCAGCAAATCCGAAGACACCTTCTATCTGCTGGTTTGTACAGAGAGAAAAGGAAAATGTAGTTGAGACAAATGGTTTGCCAGAGTATCTTCAGATTACAGAAGAAAGATTAATGTTTCTAAAATAA
- a CDS encoding putative bifunctional diguanylate cyclase/phosphodiesterase encodes MKTLNPNRNDLKKIAATRVPELLYQSEYSFVGLIDLNHHTISRCRLDAKSGEDFLTSTDSYERICELMKRLHISPADYDYFDSHNPLTKVKHALDTQGDYSYTLHHIKNDKELIVRYNFVYFDKEQQLVLSTIQDISYLAYQDFLTGDLNRIGFYHIVSNIIKNDPHTDKFSLLFIDFKEFKALNEILGFEGGDAFLHHFHNELRNCFLHPIAAARLTSDHFVCLIERKYLDYEQLTKLLKQSFTYHDKNILIFAKCGIYHIHDRHVSVNGMCDRAHLACQHIENEYLQPYAIYDLKMKEIYMAQSQIRRNIGQALENNELQVYYQPIFSAATDKIVGAEALIRWIHPEKGMISPDVFIPTLEKNGHISVLDKFVSDMISLFLHRRHDAGKKVVPISMNISRMDFYDPDMLSALVDEFSNDEFLCSHKMLELTESAYISINNLDLHPLRKIQNQNVRILLDDFGSGFSSFSTITDYDFNILKLDMEFVRSIGKNPKIEAVLHTIISMAHELGIKVIAEGAETNEQVNFLKSVNCDFIQGYYYSKPVPQDVFEKMLDEL; translated from the coding sequence ATGAAAACACTCAATCCTAACCGGAACGATTTGAAAAAAATTGCCGCTACGCGTGTTCCAGAACTTTTGTATCAAAGCGAATATTCTTTTGTCGGTTTAATTGACCTTAATCACCATACGATCAGCAGATGTCGTCTTGATGCTAAGTCCGGTGAAGATTTTCTTACTTCCACTGATTCTTACGAACGGATTTGTGAATTGATGAAGCGTCTTCATATTTCCCCGGCAGATTATGATTATTTTGATTCTCATAATCCTCTGACAAAAGTCAAACATGCTTTGGATACACAAGGCGACTATAGTTATACCCTGCATCATATAAAAAATGATAAAGAGCTGATTGTACGCTACAATTTTGTTTATTTTGATAAAGAACAACAGCTTGTTTTAAGCACAATCCAGGATATCAGCTATCTTGCTTATCAGGATTTTTTAACCGGCGATTTGAATCGTATTGGATTTTACCACATCGTTTCGAATATTATTAAAAATGATCCTCACACTGACAAGTTTTCTCTTCTTTTTATTGACTTCAAGGAATTTAAAGCATTGAATGAGATTCTTGGATTTGAGGGTGGCGATGCGTTTCTCCATCATTTTCATAATGAGCTTCGGAATTGCTTCTTGCATCCAATTGCTGCTGCAAGACTGACTTCCGATCATTTTGTCTGTCTTATAGAACGTAAATATCTGGACTATGAACAATTGACAAAGCTTTTAAAGCAATCCTTCACATATCATGATAAAAATATTCTTATTTTTGCGAAATGTGGTATTTATCATATTCATGACCGGCATGTTTCTGTAAATGGAATGTGTGACCGTGCCCATCTGGCATGTCAGCATATTGAGAACGAATATTTACAGCCTTATGCCATCTATGATTTGAAGATGAAGGAAATCTATATGGCACAGTCCCAGATTCGACGCAATATCGGACAGGCTTTGGAAAATAATGAATTGCAGGTGTACTATCAGCCAATCTTTAGTGCTGCAACAGATAAGATTGTCGGCGCAGAAGCTCTGATTCGCTGGATTCACCCGGAAAAAGGGATGATTTCCCCAGACGTTTTCATTCCTACGCTTGAAAAAAATGGGCATATTTCGGTATTGGATAAATTTGTATCTGACATGATTTCACTCTTTCTGCACCGGCGTCATGATGCCGGCAAAAAGGTAGTTCCGATTTCTATGAATATTTCACGGATGGATTTTTATGATCCTGATATGTTAAGTGCACTTGTAGATGAGTTTTCAAACGACGAATTTCTTTGTTCACATAAGATGTTAGAGCTTACTGAAAGTGCTTATATTTCTATTAACAATCTGGATTTACATCCTTTGAGAAAGATTCAGAATCAAAATGTACGCATTTTATTAGATGACTTTGGAAGTGGATTTTCTTCTTTCAGCACGATTACAGACTATGATTTTAACATTTTAAAACTGGATATGGAATTTGTACGTTCTATTGGGAAGAATCCAAAAATTGAAGCTGTCCTGCACACCATCATTTCCATGGCTCATGAACTTGGCATCAAGGTCATTGCCGAAGGTGCTGAAACCAACGAGCAGGTAAACTTCTTAAAATCTGTGAACTGTGATTTTATACAGGGATATTATTATTCCAAGCCGGTCCCACAAGATGTTTTTGAGAAGATGTTAGATGAGCTATAA
- a CDS encoding calcium/sodium antiporter: MDYILLIIGFVLLIKGADFFVDGSSSVAKILKVPTIIIGLTVVAFGTSMPELSVSVTAALRGSNDLAVSNVLGSNIFNLLVVLGCCALVKPVAAKWSLLKKEFPFSILITIILLLVDSDFSIMKILDGNQGFVLGRWAGLLFLILFVLYIYATVKSALRSRAEAKDMEEEEYKTMSPLKSGIYIVIGLIGIVWGGNLVVDSASNIALTFGWSQTFIGLTIVALGTSLPELVTSVVAARKGENDLAVGNVVGSNIFNILLILGVSSFITPITLDVTAVYDTIILIIASIVVYVSAISKREIQRKEGIFFLVCYFAFFLYVFMR; encoded by the coding sequence ATGGATTATATATTATTGATCATCGGATTTGTATTGTTAATCAAAGGGGCAGACTTTTTCGTGGACGGAAGCTCCAGCGTGGCAAAAATATTAAAGGTGCCGACAATCATCATCGGTCTTACAGTCGTAGCATTTGGAACAAGTATGCCGGAGCTCTCAGTCAGTGTGACGGCAGCACTTCGGGGAAGTAACGACCTGGCAGTCAGCAATGTGCTGGGTTCTAATATTTTTAACCTGTTGGTTGTCTTGGGATGTTGTGCATTGGTAAAACCCGTGGCGGCAAAATGGTCTTTGCTCAAAAAAGAGTTTCCATTTTCAATATTGATCACAATTATTTTACTGCTTGTAGATTCTGACTTTTCTATTATGAAAATATTGGACGGAAACCAGGGATTTGTCCTGGGAAGATGGGCAGGCTTACTGTTTTTGATTTTGTTTGTTCTTTATATATATGCAACCGTAAAATCCGCACTTCGCTCCAGAGCGGAAGCAAAAGATATGGAAGAGGAAGAGTATAAGACGATGAGCCCGCTAAAAAGCGGCATTTATATCGTAATCGGATTAATCGGAATCGTGTGGGGTGGCAATCTGGTCGTAGACAGCGCATCGAATATCGCATTGACATTTGGATGGAGCCAGACATTTATCGGGCTTACAATTGTAGCACTTGGAACATCACTTCCAGAACTGGTTACATCTGTTGTAGCAGCAAGAAAAGGAGAAAATGATCTTGCAGTAGGTAATGTTGTCGGTTCAAACATTTTCAACATTTTATTGATACTTGGAGTGTCTTCCTTTATCACACCAATCACACTCGATGTGACAGCGGTGTATGATACAATCATTTTAATTATAGCAAGTATCGTCGTGTATGTATCAGCAATCAGCAAACGCGAGATTCAAAGAAAAGAAGGAATTTTCTTTTTAGTTTGCTATTTTGCATTTTTCCTTTACGTGTTTATGAGATAG